The following DNA comes from bacterium.
CCGCACGCAGCAGGGCTTCAAGCATCCGCAGTACGCGATCGTGACGAAAGTGTATTGCGAGAGCTCGGCGAAGCGGGCCGGACTTCTCTACGGAGACATCCTGTGGCGGATCGATGGCAAGCCTGTCGATTCGATGAGCGATGCGGAGTTCATCGTGGCGATCGCGCGTATCGAGCAGATCCCGTGGCTCGTCATCTCCGTGCGACGC
Coding sequences within:
- a CDS encoding PDZ domain-containing protein — protein: MRFFIACMALALSTNLASSENEMRRGFEVKLIRTQQGFKHPQYAIVTKVYCESSAKRAGLLYGDILWRIDGKPVDSMSDAEFIVAIARIEQIPWLVISVRRGTEHGPVQKVIHFPPRTGGYDCPEQDI